The nucleotide window GGTTCCGAATTCATTCAGAAGCTGATCGACAACCAGGATGCACTGGACAGCGTTGACGTTGTTGCCGGAGCGACCAAAACTTCCAACGGCATGATCAAAGCCGTTCAGTTCGCCGTCGAATACTACAACGGTTTGTAAAAAGAACCGTTGACAAAGTACGTTCGAAACGTGCTTGATCAACAGCATAAAAGCTCCCTTGCCGGGGAGCTTTTTTATGTTCTGTTTTTTTGTCAGCGTCATCCAAGCTCTTGTGCTGCCTGTTCCAGATCAGCCGCGAAGATCTTCTTCAGCGGGAAAAGACAGGGTCAGAATCAATCGGCCGTCCTGCAGTTTTCCCTGCAGACTGCCGCCCTGCTGCTCGCTTAGACGGCGGGTGATGGCCAGGCCCAGCCCGGTCGCCTGCCTGCCTGTATTGACCGTATAGTACCGGTCAAACATTTTTTCCACTTCGGTCCAGCTCAGCGATCCTGCGGAATTGACAAACACGATTTCACCATTCGTTTTTAAAGTTACAGACAAATCCCGACCGCCGTATTTTGCGGCGTTGTCCAATAAATTCTGCAGAATCCGATCCAATGCTTTACTTTCCAGGGTCCGGATGACCGGCGTTTCCGGCATTGTTACTTCCGGCTCAATTCCCTGTTTTTCAAACAGAACATACACGGCCGCCAGATTTTTTTCCAGCACCCGCCGCAGGTCCACGGCCTGCTTGGTTAACGGAGGTGGATCCAACGCGGCCACGGAGTAGCTGAACAGCTGCTCGCTCAGCTGCCTGAGTGTCTGTGCACGTTCTTTTAAAATCGCAAGAATCGATTTCAGCCGCGGACTGGCGGGTTCTTCTTCCGCCAGCTGCAGATAACCTACAATCGCCGTTAACGGTGTACGCAGATCATGTGAAAGCTGGGTTAATGACTGCTTGAGCTGCTGATCCCCCTGCTGAAACTGCCGGCGCTGAGCACGCAGCTCACGCAGCTGATCATTGAGGGCTTCCCGTAAAGCGACGAGATCCCGATCCCGGCTGGCCGTATCGATCAATGTATTGGTTTCCACCTTCAGCCGATCTTCCAGCCCCTGCCGGATTTCCCGCAGACTTTTTTTTATCAAAATCAATTTGACCGAAAGAAAGACGACTGCCCCGATCAAACATCCTGTCAGGATGAAAATTCCACCCGTCATCGTCATTCTCTTTCCTCCCTGCCCGCGCTGCACCAAAAGCCTTTATTATCATCCAAGCAGCATTCTAACGAATCTCCTTACGCTGAAACAACAACAGTCCTATCCCCTGCACTAGGACGATCCCGATCAAAGAGATCGGCGGCAGGACCGCCCAATGGCCGCAGTTTAACCCGCTGAGCTGCAGACTCTGCCCGCTGGGCAGACTGTCAATCACGCCCTGCACAAACCTTCTCTGACTAGGATTGAGATAGCTTGGATTGGCCAAAGTATAAACTTGAGAGCTGCCGTCCCTCATTTCCAGCGCCTCAATCCACTCCGGCTCCTGCAGTTTCGTATTCAAAAAGAAACACAGAAACATCGTAAGCATTACACCGCACAGGCACCCGATCGAGGAAACCGTCCGGGAGCTAGAGAGCAGGCCAACGGCATTGAACAGCGCACAGTAAGCGGCCAGCGCAAGCACGCCGATCAAGGTTCCCAACCCGATCAGCGCACCGCTCAGATGAAACCCGCCGAAGACCGGCCAGCCCACGAGAACAACGATCAGGGCATAGACACCTTGATAGATCAAAGCGACGATCAGACTGACTGCATAATGACTCAGATAGATTTCCGTTCGCGTGCGTCCGATGATTAAAGCATTGCGCAGTGTTTGACTGCTGTATTCCGTTCCGACAAAGAAACTGATCACCGCCGCCAGCACCAGTCCTGCCACCGGAATAAAACTGTCCAAACCATAGCCGTAAAAATAGAGCTGATCCAAGGCGATGCTGCGGCCATTGTTTATCATGGCATAAGCAGAAAAAGCCAAAACCGCCAGGGCATAAAGAATCGTGACGGCCAAACCGTACCAAAAACCTTTTTCATGGATCAGCCGATAGCTTTGAGCCGCGATCATTCTACGCATGATCTTCACCTCCGATCAGCGACAGATAATAGCTTTCCAGACTTTCATCGTGTTCTTTCATCGAGGTGACTGTGCAGCCCTTCTGCGCCAGCTTCAAAATCAGCTCACTGAGCGCGGTTTCGCCATAGATTTCAACCGTTCCGCCAGCCTTAATCCGATAATCTGCCCCATACGCTTCCAGGGTTTCAATCAGAATCTCATTCCCTTCGACTGTCAGTTCCACACATTTCCGACATGCGTTTTCCAATTCCTCAGCAGATATTTCCTTCACCCTCTGTCCATGATCAATAAAACCGTAGACCGTTGCCAGCCGGGCCAATTCATCCAGATTATGACTGGAAATCAGGATCGTCACCTGATTCTGCCGGTTCAGTTTTAAAATCAGTTCACGGACCTCTATCATTCCCTGCGGATCCAAGCCGTTGACCGGCTCATCCAGCACCAGAAAATCCGGACTGCCTGCCAAAGCCAGGGCAATCCCCAGCCGTTGGCGCATGCCCAGGGAAAAGTCCTTGACTTTTTTCCGTCCGGTGTGGCTCAACCCGACCTCCTTGAGCAGTTCATCGATTTCCCGAGTGTCCTGCAGTCCGAGCGTGCGCATCTGCACCTCAAGATTTTCCTGCGCGCTCAGCTGCCCATACAGCGACGGGGTTTCAATCATCGCTCCCATTCTGCGTCGGGACTTGACAATCTGCGGATCGCTGTGTTTGTATCCCATCAGCGTATACTCGCCATAAGAGGGCTGCTGCAAACCACAGATCGTGCGAATCAGCGTTGTTTTTCCTGCTCCGTTACGCCCGACAAAACCATAAATTGCGCCTTTTTCAACGTTCATTGAAAAATGGTCCAGCGCCTTAAAGCTGCCGTATCGCTTGGTCAGATCCCGGACCGTTAACATCATTTCCATTTTTTCTGCCTCCTGTCTGTGCTTTAAGGATAGCGGAAAACAGTTAAGAAATCCGATAAGGAAAACGATAAGATTTCGTTAAGATTGCGGATGAATCCGAAACCCGATTCCCCACACGGATTCAATCATTTCCTGTTCGCTGATTGTGCGCAGCTTAGAACGCAGATGACTGATATGTACCTTGAGTGAATTCTCCATTCCATCCGGCGTATCCTCACTGATCTGATCCAGCATCTGAGATTTGGGAATCACCTG belongs to Holdemania massiliensis and includes:
- a CDS encoding sensor histidine kinase, encoding MTMTGGIFILTGCLIGAVVFLSVKLILIKKSLREIRQGLEDRLKVETNTLIDTASRDRDLVALREALNDQLRELRAQRRQFQQGDQQLKQSLTQLSHDLRTPLTAIVGYLQLAEEEPASPRLKSILAILKERAQTLRQLSEQLFSYSVAALDPPPLTKQAVDLRRVLEKNLAAVYVLFEKQGIEPEVTMPETPVIRTLESKALDRILQNLLDNAAKYGGRDLSVTLKTNGEIVFVNSAGSLSWTEVEKMFDRYYTVNTGRQATGLGLAITRRLSEQQGGSLQGKLQDGRLILTLSFPAEEDLRG
- a CDS encoding ABC transporter ATP-binding protein, which encodes MEMMLTVRDLTKRYGSFKALDHFSMNVEKGAIYGFVGRNGAGKTTLIRTICGLQQPSYGEYTLMGYKHSDPQIVKSRRRMGAMIETPSLYGQLSAQENLEVQMRTLGLQDTREIDELLKEVGLSHTGRKKVKDFSLGMRQRLGIALALAGSPDFLVLDEPVNGLDPQGMIEVRELILKLNRQNQVTILISSHNLDELARLATVYGFIDHGQRVKEISAEELENACRKCVELTVEGNEILIETLEAYGADYRIKAGGTVEIYGETALSELILKLAQKGCTVTSMKEHDESLESYYLSLIGGEDHA
- a CDS encoding ABC transporter permease gives rise to the protein MRRMIAAQSYRLIHEKGFWYGLAVTILYALAVLAFSAYAMINNGRSIALDQLYFYGYGLDSFIPVAGLVLAAVISFFVGTEYSSQTLRNALIIGRTRTEIYLSHYAVSLIVALIYQGVYALIVVLVGWPVFGGFHLSGALIGLGTLIGVLALAAYCALFNAVGLLSSSRTVSSIGCLCGVMLTMFLCFFLNTKLQEPEWIEALEMRDGSSQVYTLANPSYLNPSQRRFVQGVIDSLPSGQSLQLSGLNCGHWAVLPPISLIGIVLVQGIGLLLFQRKEIR